A single genomic interval of Bacillus sp. es.036 harbors:
- a CDS encoding FecCD family ABC transporter permease — MNIDSLFHVQRKRNRRRYVIMAIFLFLIIATFFISLNTGLTKLSPGEVVKTLFGSGTEKQSLILFEFRLPRIVIAILVGAGLAVSGCILQGISRNALADPGILGINSGAALIVVLFISFFPKTTDAPILLMPFLALIGGCVTAIVIYALSYSKREGLMLQRLILNGIAVAAGISALITILTLRMDPFDYQFIAVWLAGKIWGTTWVHVLTLLPWIIVLFTFIFYKARTLDGLNFGEKLATGMGVKVEKERFLLLGASVALASACVSVSGGIGFVGLVGPHLARQLVGNDHRFLLPLSALAGGLVLLVADTIGRTILAPSEIHAGIMVAIIGAPYFLYLLARAKA; from the coding sequence ATGAATATTGACTCTTTATTTCATGTACAGCGGAAAAGAAACCGCAGGCGCTATGTGATCATGGCCATTTTCCTCTTTCTTATCATTGCAACCTTTTTTATTAGCTTAAATACAGGGTTAACGAAATTAAGTCCTGGCGAGGTCGTGAAAACGTTGTTTGGCAGTGGTACAGAGAAGCAGTCATTAATCTTATTTGAATTTCGCTTGCCTCGAATCGTTATTGCCATTCTTGTTGGCGCTGGGCTAGCGGTATCTGGCTGTATCCTTCAAGGGATTTCACGTAATGCTCTTGCAGATCCAGGTATACTCGGAATCAATAGTGGGGCCGCTTTAATAGTTGTTCTATTTATCTCCTTTTTCCCGAAAACGACGGATGCCCCTATTCTCCTTATGCCGTTCCTAGCGTTAATTGGCGGGTGTGTCACGGCAATCGTCATTTATGCGCTTTCGTACAGCAAAAGAGAAGGGTTAATGCTTCAGCGATTAATTTTAAATGGGATTGCGGTCGCCGCCGGGATTAGTGCTCTTATCACCATCTTAACGCTTCGCATGGATCCGTTCGACTATCAGTTTATCGCTGTCTGGCTTGCGGGGAAGATCTGGGGGACAACGTGGGTTCATGTTCTGACGTTACTGCCTTGGATCATCGTTTTATTTACGTTCATTTTCTATAAAGCAAGAACGCTAGATGGATTAAACTTTGGTGAGAAGCTTGCGACTGGAATGGGAGTGAAGGTAGAGAAAGAGCGCTTCTTGCTCCTAGGTGCATCGGTGGCACTTGCGTCTGCCTGTGTGTCAGTTAGTGGAGGAATAGGTTTCGTTGGCCTTGTTGGTCCACATCTTGCTCGACAGTTAGTCGGAAATGATCACCGATTCCTATTGCCGTTGTCAGCTCTTGCTGGTGGTCTTGTTCTTTTAGTAGCGGATACGATTGGCCGAACAATTCTAGCACCATCTGAAATTCATGCTGGTATTATGGTTGCGATTATAGGAGCTCCATACTTTTTATATTTACTTGCTAGAGCAAAAGCTTAG